The following coding sequences are from one Deltaproteobacteria bacterium window:
- the rho gene encoding transcription termination factor Rho, with amino-acid sequence MPQRSRNRGKNFQSSDRQPRFSRDSRGPKARPARAASPSAALQEFQARVAITPNRKIPLAGPDAPLTLRVLDLICPIGFGQRALILAPPRTGKTTFLRDLCLGVTAGAPTALLYALLVDERPEEVTDFRRSVQAEVFASSNDRSLEEHLATAATCLEKAITEALTGKDVVIVVDSLTRLSRAHNLNTSTGRTMSGGIDANALELPKRFFGAARQLENSGSLTIIATALIDTGSRMDEVIAQEFKGTGNTEVLLDRRLADRRIFPAIDIAKSGTRKEEQLLDPAALKVSHLLRRHCAEQTTVEATKLLLTFFEKTPSNEALIAELSRESL; translated from the coding sequence ATGCCGCAACGATCTCGTAACCGAGGTAAGAATTTTCAATCGTCAGACCGTCAACCACGGTTCTCGCGCGACTCGCGCGGACCAAAAGCGCGGCCTGCTAGAGCCGCTTCACCTTCGGCCGCCCTGCAAGAATTTCAAGCCCGAGTCGCGATCACCCCGAATCGTAAGATTCCTTTGGCAGGGCCGGACGCCCCTCTCACTTTGCGGGTGCTCGACCTCATTTGCCCCATCGGCTTCGGTCAACGCGCTTTAATTTTAGCGCCGCCGCGAACCGGAAAGACGACCTTTCTGAGAGATTTATGCTTGGGCGTGACCGCTGGTGCGCCGACTGCCCTCCTGTATGCGCTCTTGGTGGATGAACGGCCGGAAGAAGTGACGGATTTTCGTCGTTCGGTGCAGGCCGAGGTATTTGCCTCTTCCAATGACCGCTCGTTAGAAGAGCATTTAGCCACGGCAGCCACATGTTTAGAGAAAGCCATCACCGAAGCGCTGACCGGGAAAGATGTTGTCATCGTGGTGGACTCCCTCACGCGCTTGTCGCGCGCCCATAACCTCAACACCAGTACTGGCCGGACCATGAGCGGTGGGATCGACGCCAACGCTTTGGAACTGCCGAAGCGCTTCTTCGGCGCGGCACGGCAGCTGGAAAATAGCGGCTCGCTGACCATTATTGCCACCGCGCTGATCGACACTGGGAGCCGCATGGATGAAGTGATTGCGCAGGAGTTCAAAGGCACTGGGAACACGGAAGTGCTGCTGGACCGACGGCTCGCGGATCGCCGCATCTTTCCCGCGATCGATATCGCCAAATCCGGCACCCGCAAAGAAGAGCAGTTGCTCGATCCCGCCGCGCTCAAAGTCTCTCATCTGCTTCGTCGCCACTGCGCGGAGCAAACCACAGTAGAGGCGACGAAACTCCTACTGACGTTTTTCGAGAAGACGCCGTCAAACGAGGCGTTAATCGCCGAGCTGAGCAGAGAGTCGCTCTGA
- a CDS encoding toll/interleukin-1 receptor domain-containing protein: MIPSAFISYSWDDDAHKEWVRTLAERLRADGVDVILDRWATVPGDQLPAFMEGAIRENQFIVIICTPRYKSRSDAREGGVGYEGDIMTAEAMTWQNNRKFIPVLRSGTWPLAAPSWLAGKYYINLSGNPYSERDYEDLVRTLLGIRETAPPIGKPMATVNPNTNPQPEASRRSPSVDFEDIKIMRVIVEDITEPRNDGTRGSALYAIPFALSRRPPAEWAELFIANWNHPPRFTTMPRPGIARIYGTTVTLDGTTIEEVERYHRDTLQLAVAEANRQYREWRHKQEQLRAQEQAQHEEHQKRVEDISKRIRFD; encoded by the coding sequence ATGATTCCGTCGGCATTCATTTCTTATTCCTGGGACGATGACGCTCACAAGGAGTGGGTCCGCACGCTTGCCGAGCGTCTTCGCGCGGATGGCGTCGACGTCATTCTCGACAGATGGGCAACAGTCCCAGGAGATCAACTCCCTGCCTTCATGGAGGGGGCTATCCGCGAAAACCAGTTTATTGTCATTATCTGCACCCCTCGTTATAAGAGCCGCTCAGACGCACGTGAGGGTGGCGTCGGCTACGAGGGAGACATCATGACAGCAGAAGCCATGACTTGGCAGAACAATCGCAAGTTCATTCCAGTATTGCGAAGCGGCACTTGGCCCCTAGCCGCGCCATCTTGGCTCGCCGGGAAGTACTACATCAACCTCTCGGGCAATCCCTACTCTGAGCGAGATTACGAGGACCTCGTCCGTACGTTACTGGGGATCCGCGAGACTGCGCCACCGATTGGCAAGCCGATGGCAACGGTCAATCCAAACACGAACCCACAGCCCGAAGCATCACGCCGCAGCCCTAGCGTAGACTTCGAAGACATCAAGATCATGCGCGTGATCGTCGAAGACATTACGGAGCCGCGTAACGACGGCACCCGGGGGAGTGCTCTATACGCTATTCCCTTCGCCCTTTCTCGCCGACCACCTGCGGAATGGGCGGAGCTGTTCATAGCCAACTGGAACCATCCTCCTCGGTTTACTACGATGCCCCGGCCCGGGATCGCAAGGATTTATGGCACCACGGTGACGCTAGATGGAACGACCATCGAGGAAGTCGAGCGGTACCATCGCGATACACTCCAGTTGGCGGTCGCTGAAGCCAATCGGCAATACCGTGAGTGGCGACACAAGCAGGAGCAACTCCGTGCGCAGGAGCAGGCACAGCATGAAGAACACCAAAAACGTGTCGAGGATATCTCAAAGCGTATCAGGTTCGACTGA
- a CDS encoding Uma2 family endonuclease translates to MQTETPISSVRATQQQMNALVLDLLPEQGQWNEESYLWLTDHTARLIEFTDGYIEVLPMPTDRHQTILLFLYELLVTFLRPLGGKVLVAPLRVQIRDGKYREPDIVLVRSANDPRRQNRFWLGADVVVEIVSEEGSERDLVEKRNDYAEARIPEYWIIHPQAETISVLSLQGSAYVEHGVFARGSMATSVVLEGFAVNVSAVFEAQ, encoded by the coding sequence ATGCAGACAGAGACTCCTATCTCGAGTGTTCGTGCAACACAGCAGCAGATGAACGCCTTGGTGCTCGATTTGCTCCCTGAGCAAGGCCAGTGGAACGAAGAATCCTACCTCTGGCTCACGGATCATACCGCACGCCTGATCGAGTTCACCGACGGCTATATCGAGGTACTGCCAATGCCGACAGATCGGCACCAGACGATCTTGCTCTTCCTCTATGAGTTGCTGGTGACTTTTCTGCGGCCCCTTGGAGGCAAAGTGTTGGTGGCTCCATTGCGAGTGCAGATCCGTGACGGCAAATATCGCGAACCCGACATCGTGTTGGTACGCTCCGCGAACGACCCGCGTCGGCAGAATCGCTTCTGGCTTGGTGCCGACGTGGTAGTCGAGATCGTCAGCGAGGAAGGGTCCGAGCGTGACCTTGTCGAGAAACGCAACGATTATGCCGAGGCCCGCATTCCAGAGTATTGGATTATTCACCCGCAGGCGGAGACAATCAGCGTGCTGTCCCTGCAAGGCTCGGCGTATGTCGAGCACGGCGTCTTCGCCCGTGGGTCGATGGCGACCTCAGTCGTGCTTGAAGGCTTTGCTGTCAACGTGAGCGCGGTATTCGAGGCACAGTAA
- the lpdA gene encoding dihydrolipoyl dehydrogenase, which produces MTEIQQFDVVIIGSGPGGYVGAIRAAQLGLKVACVEKETTLGGTCLNVGCIPSKALLDSSEWFSQAHHKFAGHGVICDNIRLDLPAMMGRKDNVVKGLTQGIAGLFKKNKVTRIAGHARFRDATTVEVTVDNGPQQLVQANAIVIATGSEPIALPSLPFDGERIVSSTEALCFPEVPQHFVVVGGGAIGLELGSVWLRLGAKVTVVELMPRLIPGPTDGQIAATLQRALTKQGFTFLLGSKVTQGAVHNGEVVLTVENGKGQSSELRADRVLVAVGRKAYSAGLGAQEIGVAYDERGRVVVDAHFQTSVPGVYAIGDVIAGPMLAHKAEEEGVALAERLAGKAGHVNYDVIPGIVYTWPEVATVGLSEEAAKAAGLAYKAGTFFFLANGRARCMDETDGMVKVIADAKTDRVLGVHIVGPRASDVIAEAVMAMEFGASAEDIARTMHGHPTLPEALREAALNVEKRSRQS; this is translated from the coding sequence ATGACTGAAATACAGCAGTTCGATGTAGTCATCATCGGCTCCGGTCCCGGCGGCTACGTCGGCGCCATTCGCGCTGCACAGCTTGGGCTCAAGGTGGCGTGCGTGGAAAAAGAGACCACGCTGGGCGGCACTTGTCTCAACGTCGGCTGCATTCCCAGCAAAGCGCTGTTGGATTCCAGCGAATGGTTCTCTCAAGCGCATCATAAATTCGCCGGGCACGGCGTCATCTGCGACAATATCCGTCTCGACCTTCCCGCCATGATGGGGCGGAAAGACAACGTGGTGAAAGGACTCACCCAGGGCATTGCCGGTCTCTTCAAGAAAAATAAGGTGACCCGCATCGCCGGCCATGCTCGCTTCCGCGATGCGACCACCGTGGAAGTCACGGTTGATAATGGCCCACAACAGCTCGTGCAAGCGAACGCGATTGTCATCGCGACCGGCAGCGAGCCAATTGCCTTACCGTCATTGCCTTTTGACGGTGAGCGCATTGTCAGTTCGACCGAAGCGCTCTGCTTTCCTGAAGTCCCGCAGCATTTCGTTGTCGTCGGTGGTGGCGCGATCGGGCTCGAACTCGGTTCTGTATGGCTTCGCTTGGGTGCCAAAGTCACGGTCGTCGAACTCATGCCGCGCTTGATCCCCGGACCAACCGACGGACAAATTGCCGCGACCTTGCAACGGGCTCTCACCAAGCAAGGGTTTACTTTTCTGCTCGGCTCCAAAGTGACTCAGGGCGCGGTGCACAATGGGGAAGTCGTGCTGACCGTCGAAAACGGCAAAGGCCAGTCGAGCGAGTTGCGCGCGGATCGGGTGCTTGTCGCCGTAGGCCGCAAAGCCTACTCGGCAGGTTTGGGCGCACAAGAAATCGGCGTGGCCTACGATGAACGTGGACGTGTCGTCGTGGACGCACACTTTCAAACGAGCGTGCCCGGCGTTTATGCCATCGGCGACGTGATCGCCGGCCCTATGCTCGCACATAAAGCCGAAGAAGAAGGTGTGGCCCTCGCGGAACGGTTGGCAGGAAAAGCCGGCCATGTGAACTACGACGTTATTCCCGGCATCGTGTACACGTGGCCGGAAGTGGCCACGGTGGGCCTCTCCGAAGAGGCGGCCAAAGCGGCGGGGCTCGCTTACAAAGCCGGAACGTTTTTCTTCCTCGCCAATGGCCGTGCTCGCTGCATGGATGAAACTGACGGCATGGTCAAAGTCATTGCCGACGCCAAGACCGACCGCGTGCTCGGCGTGCATATCGTCGGTCCACGCGCATCCGACGTGATTGCTGAAGCCGTCATGGCTATGGAATTCGGCGCATCAGCCGAAGACATCGCGCGCACCATGCATGGCCATCCAACGCTTCCTGAAGCCTTGCGTGAGGCGGCACTGAATGTGGAGAAAAGGTCACGGCAGAGTTGA
- the odhB gene encoding 2-oxoglutarate dehydrogenase complex dihydrolipoyllysine-residue succinyltransferase: protein MAVDISIPALGESITEATVLRWLKAVGEPVALDEIVVEIETDKATMELAAPEAGVLSEILKGEGEKVEIGDVIGRVSAGVGATKAAPPQAVAPAVSVTTAPLSPAVRRLVDEHSLHPAEVTASGRGGRLTKGDVVQHLEERAHATATPKPLPAPSLLVATSPTPMAAPASQETAARERREPMSRIRRRIAERLKQVQNTAAILTTFNEIDMTAALELRAKYNEAFKQKYGASFGFMSLFAKASVEALRTFPAINAEIRGEEIVYKNYYDLGIAVSTEHGLIVPVIREVDGKSMAEIEIALSDLGQRARTGKIRVEELQGGTFSITNGGVFGSLMSTPILNPPQSGILGMHKIEKRPVVVSPSDQIVVRSMMYVALSYDHRIVDGREAVLFLRRIKDCIEDPARLLLGL from the coding sequence ATGGCTGTTGACATCAGCATTCCCGCATTAGGCGAGTCGATTACCGAGGCAACGGTGTTGCGTTGGCTGAAAGCCGTCGGCGAACCTGTGGCCCTCGATGAGATTGTCGTTGAGATCGAAACCGATAAGGCCACCATGGAACTGGCGGCCCCGGAAGCTGGAGTGCTCAGCGAGATTCTCAAAGGCGAAGGAGAAAAGGTGGAGATCGGTGACGTGATAGGCCGCGTCTCGGCTGGAGTGGGAGCTACAAAGGCTGCTCCTCCTCAAGCTGTGGCCCCTGCCGTGAGCGTTACGACTGCGCCATTGAGCCCGGCGGTGCGGCGACTCGTTGACGAGCATAGCCTTCATCCGGCAGAAGTCACGGCGAGCGGGCGCGGTGGACGACTCACCAAAGGCGATGTCGTACAGCATCTCGAAGAGCGGGCACATGCAACCGCCACGCCCAAGCCCCTTCCCGCTCCTTCGCTGCTGGTGGCTACGTCTCCCACGCCGATGGCTGCTCCCGCGTCGCAAGAGACCGCCGCGCGCGAACGGCGCGAACCCATGAGCCGCATCCGGCGACGCATTGCCGAACGACTCAAGCAGGTCCAGAACACGGCGGCGATTCTGACCACCTTCAACGAGATCGACATGACCGCAGCCTTGGAACTGCGGGCAAAGTACAACGAAGCGTTCAAGCAGAAATACGGCGCCTCGTTCGGCTTCATGTCGCTGTTTGCCAAGGCCAGCGTCGAAGCGTTACGAACTTTCCCGGCCATCAACGCCGAGATTCGCGGCGAGGAAATTGTCTACAAGAATTATTACGACCTGGGCATTGCCGTTTCGACCGAACACGGCTTGATCGTGCCCGTGATTCGCGAGGTGGACGGCAAAAGCATGGCGGAGATCGAAATCGCACTGTCGGATCTCGGTCAGCGCGCACGCACGGGAAAAATCCGCGTCGAAGAATTGCAAGGCGGCACCTTCTCTATTACCAACGGCGGCGTCTTCGGCTCCTTGATGTCCACACCCATTCTCAATCCGCCGCAAAGCGGCATTCTCGGCATGCACAAAATCGAAAAGCGCCCGGTCGTCGTCAGCCCGAGCGACCAGATTGTCGTGCGGTCGATGATGTATGTCGCGCTCTCTTACGATCATCGCATCGTTGACGGACGTGAGGCGGTGCTGTTTCTCCGGCGCATTAAAGATTGCATCGAAGATCCGGCCCGGCTGCTGCTGGGACTTTAG